Within the Miscanthus floridulus cultivar M001 chromosome 17, ASM1932011v1, whole genome shotgun sequence genome, the region gattggatagcaccaacggttctacaAGCCCCCCTCATCCATGCCTCAtacaggaggtgcacaatcaaatgctgcatcggcaagaagaagtcgggtggaaagatcttctccaacttacaaagcaacacgggtgccgctttttccaagtcatcaatgacggtccaagagagctccttggcacaaagctggtggaataagtagctcaactctgccagcacttgctagacatgctccgggacatagcctcgaaccatcgccagaagaagccgctcaatccatatgtggtagtcatgactcttcatcccgtttactcgcagagtgcctaagttcactcccctctttagattcgctgcatacccatcagggaacattagcgtcttgatccattcaagtacttccctcctttggtcctttttcaagacaaaatcggccttaggccttctccaggtcttaccatgactaggaggctgcatctcttgatttggtctatcgcacaatgttgccaggtccactctagccttagggttgtccttagacttttcagtgtccgtgagtgttgcccaaagtgcctcggcgacattcttttcagtgtgcattacatcaatgttatgtggaagatgaaggtcatcgaaataaaggagcctcgtcatgcccgagatatgagtccacatatgttgctcatcaTATCCAACAAAACCACCTTCattaggcacgagagcatctatctgagcatgaacctcggcaccagtcatcatccgtggtgtagggtttgtcactttgacacctttcgtaaagttcttgatgtcttgtctgaatggatggtcaagaggtaggaattgacaatGTCTGTCAAACGacaaatacttgccacccttctgtaaccaaatgaacctcacaccttccttacatattgggcatgggaacttccagtgaacacaccaggcgcagaatatcccatatgccagtaagtcatgcagggagtagtggtactaaACGtgtattttgaaggttgtctttgtagctcgatcgtatgtccatacccctttgtcccaagcatggaccaattcatcaaacacgggctccatgaacacacccatattactccctaggtgtccaggaattatcaacgacaagaatacattatgtcgttgaaaggagacaccggggggggagattaagggggataatgaagacgggccaacatgtgtatggggcagccatcatttcataaggattgaacccatctgttgccagcgcgacacgtacattgcgagcctcatctgcttttgtcacgatgtttgtcattaaagcagatccaagcttcaccatcggatggatgtaccatcttattaggattgtaccatttgccatttttgtgccatgtcatctgtttcgtggattcctctgtcatgtatagccattggatcctcggtaggaacggaaggtaccgtaggattttctcggggatcgtaagttgcctcttctggccatcatcagagtctacctctaggtacctggaggatttacactttggacagaactttgcatgctcgtgttctttcctaaacaggacgcacccctttggacaagcatgtatctgctcatacggcatcttaagtgctcgaaggagtttctgtgactcgtacatgctctttggcagaatgtggccctctggaagtagggtgccaatcacggccaacatcttatcgaagccaggacgactcaagtttaactcggacttcaaccccattaagcgtccaatggcatctagttgagacaccattgaccgatcatgaaggggtttctgtgctgagtccatcatgtcgtagaacgcctctgcggctgcctccatctcctccttctcacgtccctcatcgaactgtccttggtgaaagtcatctaacatgtctgccaccccagcatcagcatcaaaagcctccactcgtggtctcaccacctcctctctcatacgatgggcttcaccatggtggacccaccgggtgtagtccggcgtaaatccattcttcacaagatgtttacccatttccaccttgtttacccaccttctgtttccacatttgctgcagggacacaaaactaggcaatgtcctttagcagccttgccaaatgcactgttcaagaaagcatcggtcttgttcatccattccgtggtgtaatcactctgacttctccagcccgtgtacatcccctgacggtcatccatcctctaacatatgtatcagcgagtaatgtaaccatcaattgcatctacatggtgttcctactatctaataggtgaggataggtcctaatccctcccgcggatgtgtagatgaggttagtttccatgctctactcctatccgagacagaatttcggcagcacctccctgctgttctctagatacacgtcctgccaaagaagagtgcgtatccggagaacaacagggaggtgatgctgaaactctgtctcagaccggagcagaccatggaaactaacccatctacgcatccgcgggctgtccaaaaaacgtggacaatccgaaacagatacggtcatagatatgcaaagatctgcatacctccaactgtatctctttcgaacgggagacacctaactaggttacgtgatctacgaccatgatacggaaagaggggttatacctagggtggcggcggagtcaggctagcggggtcgTGGCGGGTCGATGCAGTGGCGAGGcggcgcggtgcaggcagaccggcacagCGACGGGAACTCCaactcggctccgacgggctcttctctataaaaatggaacaaaatactatcatttaaaaaacagcagaacctcccctgcacggtgaggtttccaaaatctGCAAAAAACAGCGgcatgatggccgacaagcacatatgtctctagagaagccatgtaatttggatatcaatccatgcagaagaatatattcaagtagtaccactacttctactactacttccactattgctactactactaccactagttctactactactaccaccactattgctacaactactaccactagttctactactactactactaccaccactacttctactactactaccactaattctactactactactaccactacttctaatactactactaccacttgcactactagtacaactaatactactacaactatcactaccacgacaacaacaagagagaaggcatacctgacgggtgccgggggtaggggcgggcggcgtcagGGTTGGGCGGTGTCGAGGTTGGGGTCGTCGGAGTCGGGAACggggccgggggcagggccggcctGGGGCGGCCAGGGACAGGGCGCGGGCAGCGCGGGCGTCCGGGCGGCCCGGGCAAcgtgtagagatgtcctggttcgTAAGCATCGTAAGTGACAACgcgcacgaaatcttctgaaatttttaatcatagcctccacatatgatatcacgacatctcaacaagtttcatgattttcggacttcgtttgctttttatagaatttaaaaacacttcgcacgcaagtttgcggtcatgtttcgtgaacaagatgtccgaaatttcgggtccgttactagatacggcctcacactacactcagtaacatgactatcattttttgaattattaaattccattattcgtaccacgtgcagttcaaaattatatttttcgaaaaaaatcaagtaaatgaaataaagtaactaaatatatcaaaaagccataaaaatccccaaattctaactaggagttcctggtgctttaaaagggctgcacaaaaaatttggaggccaaaaacaaaaaaaaaaactttgccgagtgccggggcatggcacttgtcaaaaggggtctttgccgagtgccacgaataaggcactcggcaaagagggttttgattttttttaaaaaatttcgtctttgccgagtgtattcacagggcactcggcaaagacatttaaaaaaaattaaatctttgccgagtgccgtgtcaggggcacttggcaaagtatttttcaaaaaaaattaaaaagaatatttgccgagtgtcgtgtcaggggcactcggcaaagtatttttcaaaaaaaaattgccgagtgccagatctgggacactcggtaaagaaaatttaaaaaaaaatttaaatctttgccgagtgccagatctgggacactcggcaaagaattttttttaaaaaaaaaatactttgtcgagtgcctaacagcaggcactcggcaaagaaggacgtagccgaacaccgttacgcggggcatcctatgccgagtgccgcgcttttgccaagagtctagcactcggcaatgaagtccggcactcggcaaagagttctttgccgagtgtaattctttgccgagtgcagcactcggcaaagaaggtctttaccgactgcccgatttttgacactcggcaaaatctctCTTTCCGGAAGTGTACGTACGTACCCCATAGGTGGAGATCGCCATCTTGGAAAGCTGGAACTTGACCGAACGGCTGCAGAGATCGAGACACAATATATGTAAATCATATCAATACTCTGGACAGTGATGAGTTTTAACTATCAGATCAGATcccgcagcaacagcagcaggggATGGAGACCGCCGGGAGAGACGACCGGCCGGGCGGGCAAATAAAAAGACAGTACAATACGACGACGTACGTTGCGGGCAAGGTGGTCGGGGCTCTTGTGCTCGGCGGTGGCGAAATCGATGGGTACGATCTGGTACTCGGCGCCGGCCTCCTCCAGCGCCAACACGCACCGAGTCACGTTCCACGACACCGTCGCACCGTACAGCTTCATCGGAGCCATGAACGACCACCTTATTATTAGCTttttcctcctctctctctctctctctctcgtctgtGCTAACTAGCTTATTTTCGCCTCTTGGAATTTCACCCGTTAAATAGAGGGAGGAAGGACGAGTCGAGATGCCGCCGTGTTTTTCTTCTAGTAATATGGAGGCTATTTTCATTATTGGTGGTTGGAAGGCCGCCAGCCATCTTTAATTTCGAAACTAGTAATTCTCAAGAGCGGTCCACTGGTTCGAGCATCCTGGAGACACCTCTAGAAAAAGTTCTTAATCAGCAATCGATCTACATctggaaaaaaaagagaaataaaAAGGCGTCACTAAAAATCATTTAAGAGGTAGTGTAGTGTATCACTCCAGTAAGGAGACacataagagcaagtataatagcaggctgtaaaccgcctgaatgctgaggtggaggagagaggagaagagagaaaaGAGAAGCGGGTTGTAAGCTTATGGCCTGCTTAGACATAAAAACCGAGAAACTTTATGAGAGAAACAAATAAGCCATGTATTAATAGTggagagctaactactatatgggtGGGCTAAGAGAATACTGTAAAGATCCTTATAGCCGACCTGccgactgtattattagccttgctcagGCACATCAACCCAGGGTTTAATACCCGTATGAAAAAAAATCTTGCTCGAAAAAGTGGAGGTAGCCATGCTTAGATACGAAAGTCATTTCCACTTCCTGAT harbors:
- the LOC136515111 gene encoding probable glutathione S-transferase GSTF2, whose protein sequence is MAPMKLYGATVSWNVTRCVLALEEAGAEYQIVPIDFATAEHKSPDHLARNPFGQVPAFQDGDLHLWESRAICKYVARKHKPNLLREGNLKESAMVDVWLEAEANQHYARFAHHCRPHHCRICENRQ